In a single window of the uncultured Dysgonomonas sp. genome:
- a CDS encoding AAA family ATPase: protein MSDKKQDVLRLPAELLYAHELDALKEEDKKEEKPIGWQLSPKAVLKFVVGGKANGIDITPKYIGHNRLIEIAIATLLTDRSLLLIGEPGTAKSWLSENLTAAICGDSAKVIQGTAGTSEEAIRYSWNYAMLLANGPSNEALIKSPIYRAMETGSVARFEEISRCASEVQDALISIMSEKTIAIPELGKELPAQRGFSIIATANTRDRGVNDMSSALKRRFNIIVLPAPANLETEVSIVTKRVAEISGNYRLKANLPTNEAIEKIVTIFRELRQGLTLDEKQKLKSPSGVISTAEAISLITNSMALAASFGNGTITDEDLAAGLQGAVVKDEDKDKLVWKEYLENVMKKRGASWRGLYNTCSDMNG from the coding sequence ATGTCAGACAAAAAACAAGATGTACTACGGCTACCTGCCGAGTTATTATATGCGCACGAACTGGATGCGCTGAAAGAAGAAGATAAAAAAGAGGAAAAGCCAATTGGTTGGCAACTCTCGCCAAAGGCAGTGTTGAAATTTGTAGTAGGGGGTAAGGCTAATGGCATTGACATTACTCCTAAATATATAGGCCACAACCGCCTTATAGAAATAGCAATTGCAACGCTACTTACCGACCGCTCTTTACTGCTTATCGGGGAGCCGGGGACAGCAAAATCATGGTTGTCGGAGAATCTCACGGCTGCTATCTGTGGCGATTCGGCTAAAGTGATACAAGGTACAGCTGGAACAAGCGAAGAAGCTATCCGCTATTCATGGAATTATGCTATGTTACTGGCCAATGGCCCATCTAATGAGGCATTGATAAAAAGTCCGATATACCGTGCAATGGAAACGGGTAGTGTTGCCCGATTTGAAGAAATATCGCGTTGTGCATCCGAAGTTCAAGATGCGCTGATATCAATCATGTCGGAAAAAACAATCGCTATTCCCGAACTGGGAAAAGAACTTCCTGCTCAACGTGGGTTCTCTATTATTGCTACGGCGAATACACGGGATAGGGGCGTGAATGATATGTCTTCGGCATTGAAGCGCCGTTTCAATATTATCGTATTACCTGCTCCGGCTAATCTGGAAACGGAAGTATCGATTGTAACTAAGCGTGTAGCCGAAATTTCCGGTAATTATCGTTTGAAAGCTAATCTGCCTACCAATGAAGCCATAGAAAAGATAGTTACTATCTTCCGTGAACTACGTCAGGGGCTTACTCTGGACGAGAAACAAAAACTGAAATCACCGAGTGGAGTAATCTCTACTGCGGAAGCAATTTCGCTGATAACAAACAGTATGGCGTTAGCTGCCAGCTTCGGTAATGGTACTATAACCGATGAAGACCTTGCCGCCGGATTACAAGGGGCTGTTGTAAAAGACGAGGACAAGGACAAACTGGTATGGAAAGAATATCTCGAAAATGTAATGAAAAAACGTGGGGCATCGTGGCGCGGATTGTATAATACATGTAGTGATATGAACGGGTAA
- a CDS encoding HEAT repeat domain-containing protein → MKLQPLYDLQQEINRLFIAGSKFAKGDPRLQKHIPILQKLGEKASVFGKLAKDIEELLNTDAQQSSEKLMTISTLLYSILYTQGELVETDVEETPQTPNIPLDEVNTEYSYLQLKPVMQALTTSNSGRLEILKDALERNIFNDSRTYQYLDIALGDKYAELCDYVEKTIIPKVGKPIVPFLIQNFKYEDKTENARRLRLLNKFNYAQLPEMVDKILSESLPVLQAEAIHILSGDSKNEELIIKLADDKNKLVREAAYMGLVELGTRASLEKLKDVYINNKNKTNLPAIVTALASSKLPFFFQEIFNQVVKAFEEFVALDKDALDKYYIDKLERFSHNIEILENKNSPEVIDFYSRVLRSREYNELISTKKNQLEYIASNITSNITKGLKAFPNVQVIKFYETNMNDIPETNWKRSLWGYYFYDAIEAGYSKEKMFDIFSPQFRRNTIGINHLYTVYTDDENYYYSNINEHNIKVDTDKIDKRWLEILYSLFTVDKYKWRHEHDRALRLISACEPESEKLDKLLVKLVGFTMPGDQVSIFRIIMERKVKDRFDIIYSAMAKYAPKTYYYVLNSLKNIGIWNQFPKEYAAKYRELYKKNPLQIYEDIADEIESSHNNL, encoded by the coding sequence ATGAAACTACAACCATTATACGACCTTCAACAAGAAATAAACCGCCTGTTTATAGCAGGAAGTAAGTTTGCCAAGGGAGATCCTCGCCTGCAAAAGCATATTCCCATACTCCAAAAACTAGGCGAAAAAGCATCTGTATTCGGCAAATTGGCTAAAGATATAGAAGAACTGCTAAATACCGATGCACAGCAATCATCCGAAAAGTTGATGACTATATCTACGTTGCTTTATTCTATCCTTTACACTCAGGGTGAATTGGTGGAAACTGATGTAGAAGAAACACCACAGACCCCAAATATCCCATTGGATGAAGTAAATACCGAATATTCATACTTGCAACTGAAACCGGTGATGCAGGCTTTGACCACCAGCAATTCAGGACGGCTGGAGATACTGAAAGATGCATTGGAGCGGAATATATTTAACGATTCACGCACCTATCAATACCTGGATATTGCTTTGGGAGATAAGTATGCCGAATTGTGCGACTATGTAGAAAAAACGATTATACCAAAGGTAGGAAAACCTATTGTTCCGTTTCTGATTCAGAATTTTAAATATGAAGATAAGACGGAAAATGCAAGACGATTACGTTTATTAAATAAGTTCAATTATGCACAATTGCCGGAAATGGTGGATAAGATATTATCTGAATCCCTCCCTGTTCTTCAGGCGGAAGCAATCCATATATTGAGTGGTGACTCTAAAAATGAAGAATTGATTATAAAACTGGCCGATGACAAGAATAAACTGGTGCGGGAAGCAGCCTATATGGGATTAGTGGAGTTGGGAACACGTGCCAGCCTTGAAAAGCTGAAAGATGTATATATAAATAATAAGAACAAGACAAATCTTCCGGCAATAGTTACAGCACTAGCTTCTTCGAAGCTTCCATTTTTTTTTCAAGAAATTTTTAATCAGGTTGTCAAAGCCTTCGAGGAGTTCGTAGCATTAGACAAGGATGCACTAGATAAATATTATATTGATAAACTGGAAAGATTTAGCCATAACATTGAAATTTTAGAAAATAAAAACAGCCCTGAAGTTATAGATTTTTACAGTAGAGTACTAAGGAGTAGAGAGTATAATGAATTAATTTCGACTAAAAAGAACCAGTTGGAATATATAGCATCAAATATAACCAGCAACATAACGAAAGGGCTGAAAGCTTTCCCTAATGTTCAAGTGATAAAATTTTACGAAACAAACATGAACGATATTCCCGAAACCAACTGGAAACGTTCTTTATGGGGATATTATTTTTATGATGCAATAGAGGCCGGATATTCTAAAGAAAAAATGTTTGATATTTTCAGCCCTCAATTTCGGCGAAATACTATTGGCATTAATCATTTATATACAGTATACACCGATGACGAGAATTATTATTACAGTAACATAAACGAACATAATATCAAAGTAGATACAGATAAAATAGACAAACGTTGGTTAGAAATTCTTTACAGTCTGTTTACCGTCGATAAATACAAATGGAGACATGAGCATGACAGGGCTTTACGTCTTATCAGTGCTTGTGAACCTGAAAGTGAAAAGCTGGATAAATTACTCGTGAAATTAGTTGGGTTCACTATGCCGGGTGATCAGGTTTCTATTTTCAGAATCATAATGGAACGAAAAGTAAAAGATCGTTTCGATATTATTTACTCTGCAATGGCTAAATATGCACCCAAAACTTATTATTATGTACTTAATTCCCTTAAAAATATAGGAATATGGAATCAGTTTCCGAAAGAATATGCGGCCAAATACAGAGAATTATATAAGAAGAATCCATTGCAGATATATGAGGATATAGCAGACGAAATAGAATCCTCCCATAACAACTTATAA
- a CDS encoding SWIM zinc finger family protein has translation MEITQKKIEELAPNADAAKNGRDLVKKNKFANLKISSEKNLIWGECAGSGKNPYYCSADYIEENNPVFRCNCPSRQFPCKHAIGLLYAYEANSGAFTVTDVPEDILSKREKIEKKQEKKELEKESIKEKAEKPKKINKAAFVKKIDAQLAGIDIAEKILKDIVQTGLSSIDAKISRTIQAQVKELGNYYIGSIQTAFNNLLLELGEVENEEYTQVIDQINFISALLKKSTDYLNKRKEDPEGNPELDSAIEEQIGYVWKLIELMQYGLYEENGELIQLSFNSYDNQARKEYVDEGLWLSLKTGRIYKTENYRPYRAAKYIKEDNSSFDVLQLKEMYIYPGDQNPRVRWEAEAVKERKLTAKDLATILAFASANYADTIKAVKNTIKNPLKDKHPVVLLSLHKAYLNGDNLVVEDKQGNKLTLKDIEEQNVSSATNLKAILPSTPEGFALTVMVNNDVQTGLLSAQPMSLITPEKIIRLLY, from the coding sequence ATGGAAATAACACAAAAGAAAATCGAAGAATTGGCTCCCAATGCCGATGCGGCCAAGAATGGCCGGGACCTGGTAAAGAAAAACAAATTTGCAAATCTCAAAATCTCATCCGAAAAGAACCTTATCTGGGGCGAATGTGCCGGAAGCGGTAAGAATCCTTACTATTGTTCAGCTGATTATATAGAGGAAAATAATCCTGTATTCAGATGTAATTGTCCGAGCCGGCAATTTCCCTGTAAGCACGCCATAGGATTACTATACGCTTATGAAGCCAACAGCGGAGCGTTCACAGTTACGGATGTGCCGGAAGATATTCTTTCGAAACGTGAGAAAATAGAGAAAAAACAAGAAAAGAAAGAGCTGGAGAAAGAGTCTATAAAAGAAAAAGCAGAAAAACCGAAGAAAATAAATAAGGCCGCTTTTGTAAAGAAAATAGATGCCCAGCTCGCAGGTATAGATATTGCAGAAAAAATACTGAAAGACATTGTACAGACGGGGCTTTCATCAATTGATGCCAAAATTTCGAGAACTATACAGGCACAGGTAAAAGAACTTGGTAACTACTATATCGGCAGCATACAAACCGCTTTCAACAATCTGTTACTGGAATTGGGAGAAGTGGAGAACGAAGAATATACACAGGTTATAGACCAGATTAATTTTATATCCGCCCTCTTGAAAAAAAGTACTGATTACCTGAATAAACGGAAAGAAGACCCGGAAGGGAACCCTGAACTGGATTCGGCTATCGAAGAGCAGATCGGATATGTCTGGAAACTGATAGAACTTATGCAGTATGGACTGTATGAAGAAAACGGAGAGCTAATCCAACTATCATTTAACAGCTATGATAATCAGGCACGCAAAGAGTATGTAGATGAAGGCCTTTGGCTTAGTCTCAAAACAGGCAGGATATATAAAACGGAAAATTACCGTCCTTACCGTGCTGCCAAGTATATAAAGGAAGATAACAGCTCATTCGATGTACTGCAACTCAAAGAAATGTATATCTATCCCGGTGACCAGAATCCACGTGTACGCTGGGAAGCCGAAGCGGTGAAAGAACGCAAACTGACAGCTAAAGATTTGGCAACCATACTTGCTTTCGCATCAGCCAATTATGCTGATACTATAAAAGCCGTAAAGAATACAATAAAGAATCCGTTGAAGGACAAGCATCCGGTAGTACTGCTTTCGCTTCACAAAGCATATCTGAACGGAGATAATCTTGTAGTAGAAGATAAGCAGGGAAACAAGCTGACATTGAAAGATATAGAAGAGCAGAATGTATCTTCGGCAACCAACTTGAAAGCAATCCTGCCATCCACACCCGAAGGCTTTGCCCTGACGGTGATGGTGAACAATGATGTGCAGACAGGATTGTTATCCGCACAGCCGATGTCGCTTATCACACCCGAAAAGATAATAAGGTTATTGTATTAA
- a CDS encoding alpha/beta hydrolase, whose translation MKRKLLGLLLYLILIILLLFFFTTRASAQLLVTEEPIVLKTSTGDIYGTLKVPVNNKPIPVALIIAGSGPTDRNGNQRQMKNNSLKMLSDGLFYNNIATLCFDKRGIAESKAAGKDEADLRFDDYINDVRSWIDLLAKDKRFSEIAIVGHSEGSLIGMIAAQDNKKVSRYIYIAGVGEPAANILKEQLSKQMATQPQVAKDMIFSYIDKLEKGETITDVPASLNMLFRPSVQPYMISWFKYNPQEEISKLTIPVLILQGTTDIQVTVKQAELLADANSKAQKIIIDKMDHVMKNSETTDQPTQIKDSYTNLDKPVMPEVIKNISSFIKE comes from the coding sequence ATGAAAAGAAAATTACTTGGACTTCTACTCTATTTGATACTTATCATACTTCTCTTATTCTTTTTCACAACAAGGGCATCGGCACAATTACTGGTTACAGAAGAACCCATAGTCTTAAAAACCAGTACAGGAGATATTTATGGTACACTAAAAGTCCCGGTGAATAATAAACCAATCCCGGTAGCGCTGATTATTGCCGGTTCCGGTCCGACAGACCGAAACGGGAATCAGCGCCAGATGAAGAATAATTCTCTGAAAATGCTATCTGACGGATTATTTTATAATAATATAGCAACGCTTTGTTTCGATAAACGGGGTATTGCAGAAAGTAAGGCCGCCGGAAAAGATGAAGCTGATTTACGCTTCGATGATTATATAAATGATGTGCGCAGTTGGATTGACCTTCTGGCTAAGGATAAACGGTTTTCGGAGATTGCCATCGTCGGACATAGCGAAGGCTCGCTGATAGGAATGATTGCTGCACAGGATAATAAGAAAGTCTCTAGATATATATATATTGCAGGAGTGGGTGAGCCGGCAGCAAATATATTGAAGGAACAGTTGAGTAAACAAATGGCTACACAGCCACAGGTGGCAAAAGATATGATATTTTCATATATAGACAAATTAGAGAAAGGCGAGACCATCACAGATGTTCCTGCTTCGCTCAATATGCTTTTCCGTCCAAGCGTACAACCTTATATGATTTCCTGGTTTAAGTATAATCCGCAGGAAGAAATTTCTAAATTGACGATTCCCGTTCTTATATTACAAGGCACAACTGATATTCAGGTAACGGTAAAACAAGCTGAACTACTGGCCGATGCAAATAGTAAAGCTCAAAAAATCATTATCGATAAAATGGATCATGTAATGAAAAACAGTGAAACTACTGATCAGCCAACACAAATAAAAGATTCGTATACAAATCTGGATAAGCCTGTTATGCCGGAAGTGATAAAAAATATAAGTAGTTTTATTAAAGAATAA
- a CDS encoding DUF2089 family protein has product MLPCNCPSCQAQLKVKSLLCENCGTEVHGLYALPVLARLPVEEQEFILKFVKNSGSLKEMAKDLGLSYPTVRNLLDDIIEKIKSYEK; this is encoded by the coding sequence ATGTTACCATGTAATTGCCCGAGCTGTCAGGCTCAATTGAAAGTAAAAAGTTTACTGTGCGAAAATTGCGGCACAGAAGTACACGGATTATATGCACTCCCAGTATTGGCACGCTTGCCTGTAGAAGAGCAGGAGTTTATCCTCAAGTTTGTGAAGAATAGCGGTAGCCTCAAAGAGATGGCTAAAGACCTAGGTTTAAGTTATCCTACGGTGAGAAATTTATTAGATGATATAATAGAAAAAATAAAAAGCTATGAAAAATAA